In the genome of Clostridia bacterium, the window GATAGCGCGCGCTACGTGGCGGCCCATCGTCGAGTGCAGCATGTCAATCGTGACCGGGCGGCCGGCAACGCTGGAAATCGTGCGCAGCGCCGCGCCGGTCCACTTCTTCGTGAGCGGATGTCCCTGGTGCGTAGCCGATAAGAACCTGCGCGAGCGGACCAACCTGCATCGCCTAACCGTGAATTGGAAGGCGTACTTCGTAGGCAAGGGACAGGTCACTGCCTGTCGCTTGTTGCTCCTGAAGGGTGCAGAATTGGAAAAGGCCACGCTGGGCGTGGCCTCCAACTACCTTTTTCGGAGGTTGGTCGTCATCCTGAGGGCACTGCTATTCGAGCTGACCGAAAAATTGCTTGTTATCCAGTAGCGGCACAAAGCAGATCCTTCGCTTCGCTCAGGATCACACTTCCTCGCGCTCGACCCACGACCCGCGACTGACCTCACGACCCGCTACTTAATCTGCTGCCGCGGTCGTTGTTGTTGCGCCCAGATACTCTTCGTAAGGCCCGTTGAAGTCCTCAATCGCGCCGTTCTCGAAGTGCCAGATGCGAGTCGCAACTTCTTCGATCAGATCGTGATCGTGCGTGACCAGCAGAACGGTTCCCTCGAATCGCTGGATAGCGAAGTTCAGGGCGTTGATGGATTCGAGATCGAGGTGATTCGTCGGTTCGTCCAGCACCAGGATGTTGGGTTTCTGCAACATCAATTTGCAGAAGAGCAATCGTGCTGCTTCACCGCCGGAGAGCGCACCCGTTGGCTTCAGACCTTCTTCGCCACTGAAGAGCATCTGTCCCAACAGGCCGCGTATGTCTTCCTTCGTTGCTTTGGGATCGAATTGGGAGAGCCATTCGGCGGCCGTCATACCTTTTTCGATTGCCGCCGTGTGGTCCTGGGCGAAATAGCCGATCTGCGCTTCGTGACCCCACTTCACGTTGCCACTATCAATGCTGAGATCACTCCTTGAAATTCCCGGTGCATCCGCCAGCAGGGCTTTCAACAGAGTGGTCTTGCCCTGGCCGTTGCGTCCCATCAGGCAAACCTTTTCGCCGCGAATCAACGAGGCCGTAAAGCCGTCGATAACCTTCTGGTCCCCGTACGCTTTGCGAACACCCTCGAACTCCAGAACGTGCTTGCCGGATGGGCGCAACTGCTCGAATCGGATATACGGACGTGCGATGTTGGAACGCGCGAGTTCGCTGGTCTGGAGGCGTTCAACTTCTTTTTTGCGCGAAGTCACCTGGCTGGAGCGCGTTCCGGCGGAGAAGCGCGCGATGAATTCGTTCAACTGCGCGATTTTCTTCTCACGCTGCGCATTCTCCGACTCAAGGCGCGAGCGAACCTGCGTCTTCGCCAGCACCATGTCGTCATAGCCGCCGGTGTAGGTGATGATCGTCTGGTAATCGATGTCCGCGATGTGGGTGCAGACCGCGTTGAGAAAATGGCGATCGTGCGAAATGGTGATCAGCGTACCTTCGAAGCGGTTCAGGAAATCCTGCAACCAGTGGATCGAATCGAGATCGAGGTGGTTCGTAGGCTCATCGAGCAGGAGCGCCTGGGGTTTCCCGAACAGAGCCTGCGCCAGTAGCACACGCACTTTCTGGCCACCCTGCAACTCGCTCATCCTGCGGTCATGGAATTGATCGGGAATATCGAGGCCTTGCAGCAGGACCGCGGCATCGCTCTCGGCGGTGTAGCCGTCTTCGTCCCCGACGATTCCCTCGAGTTCGCCGAGGCGGATGCCGTCTTCATCGGTCAAGTCAGGTTTGGCGTAGATGACTTCGCGCTCTTCGAGCGCAGCCCACAGACCCTTGTTGCCCATGATGACCGTGTCGAGCACGCGAAAAGCATCAAACGCATACTGATCCTGGCGCAGGATGCCCATCTTGCGCGGGCGGACGACCGTGCCTTTCTGTGCGTCCAGTTCGCCAGTCAAGACCTTCATGAAGGTCGATTTGCCGGAGCCATTCGGTCCCGTGAGGCCGAAGCGGCGCCCCGGGATGAACGCTGTAGAGACATCTTCAAACAAAATTTTTGCGCCGTAGCGCATGCTTACATTGCTGACTGAAATCATTCCTGACAAACCTGTTTCGCGGAAAGTAGAGGAATAGCTCGGAGGCGACCGCGCGAAGGCAACAGCCTGAATTTTCCCTGTCTTTACATTGTAAGGCAATTCACGCTGTTGGTCGAAGCGAGAGTTGAGCTTGCGAGATAAGGCGCTTGTTTTCCCATGTTTATTGATGAGGCGAGGTTGTGCTCGGACTCAAAAGTGTCAGTGGCGCTCGAATCCATTTCTGCTCCTATTTAATCTAAAGTCTATCCATGAGACATCCAGGGTCCGATGTCGGCACAAAACTAATCGGTTCGAAATCAGCAGCGGTGCCGTCCGGAAAGCCCACCGAGGTATTCAAGGCGCTCCCGGAGATCTGGCGGCTTGTGCGCCCACGCAGGTGGCTGCTTGCGCTCGGGTTGGTGCTGATGGCGATCAACCGCGTCTCGGGACTGGTTCTGCCGCTTTCCACCAAGTATCTCGTCGATGACATCATTGGGAAGAGACAGGCAAACCTTCTTCTCCCGCTGGTAGGACTGGTGTTGGTTGCGACGATGGTCCAGGGATTCACATCGTTTGCGCTGACGCAGACGCTCTCCAAGGCCGCGCAGAAACTTATCGCAGAACTCCGGATCAAGGTGCAGAAGCACGTTGGCCGTTTGCCGGTCTCCTACTACGACTCGAACAAAACGGGCACGCTCGTTGCGCGCATCATGAGCGATGTCGAAGGCGTGCGAAATCTACTGGGCACAGGACTGGTGGACTTCGTTGGCGGAGTGCT includes:
- a CDS encoding nickel-dependent hydrogenase large subunit, with protein sequence MAFSNSAPFRSNKRQAVTCPLPTKYAFQFTVRRCRLVRSRRFLSATHQGHPLTKKWTGAALRTISSVAGRPVTIDMLHSTMGRHVARAIRAAMLSELAQKHWQLLVGISGESYNAGCELSPKA
- a CDS encoding ATP-binding cassette domain-containing protein, with the translated sequence MISVSNVSMRYGAKILFEDVSTAFIPGRRFGLTGPNGSGKSTFMKVLTGELDAQKGTVVRPRKMGILRQDQYAFDAFRVLDTVIMGNKGLWAALEEREVIYAKPDLTDEDGIRLGELEGIVGDEDGYTAESDAAVLLQGLDIPDQFHDRRMSELQGGQKVRVLLAQALFGKPQALLLDEPTNHLDLDSIHWLQDFLNRFEGTLITISHDRHFLNAVCTHIADIDYQTIITYTGGYDDMVLAKTQVRSRLESENAQREKKIAQLNEFIARFSAGTRSSQVTSRKKEVERLQTSELARSNIARPYIRFEQLRPSGKHVLEFEGVRKAYGDQKVIDGFTASLIRGEKVCLMGRNGQGKTTLLKALLADAPGISRSDLSIDSGNVKWGHEAQIGYFAQDHTAAIEKGMTAAEWLSQFDPKATKEDIRGLLGQMLFSGEEGLKPTGALSGGEAARLLFCKLMLQKPNILVLDEPTNHLDLESINALNFAIQRFEGTVLLVTHDHDLIEEVATRIWHFENGAIEDFNGPYEEYLGATTTTAAAD